From one Salvelinus sp. IW2-2015 unplaced genomic scaffold, ASM291031v2 Un_scaffold1857, whole genome shotgun sequence genomic stretch:
- the LOC112072217 gene encoding LOW QUALITY PROTEIN: rho guanine nucleotide exchange factor 26 (The sequence of the model RefSeq protein was modified relative to this genomic sequence to represent the inferred CDS: deleted 1 base in 1 codon) — protein sequence MEGGNDVDLSNSNITPLWKRRSANHTGPSKLKARPLSYQIDGVHMTDFPVEDNKCSFTLSQPAERLVATPGGGMVILKHVLNQPTRKTRVVRSISIGHLAKGRFSLSKFKSEDDTSLSLNSKACHGGSVDHVWSDKPLLDTQNRLSSPFTLTAHRDQIVFGTSPSPPDSASSNHPSPPASSNNNHHHNQTSPSSYHPLTPVPSPPNPSPSPPSLHTPTTSHSSTSSIHSLSSLISTPSDLPTPHSPSSADMSAPSPSPSHSPTPSLSPSISLSPPPSIVLSTHSAAALKMGTQQLIPKGLASLSKASPAGVQXQGLGGLLGLDPTKRALRALSMVETGSFFSTGVGSGGGGTDQDESPGTLKRGLRSTSYRRAVVSGVEMEITSDDLKSHRLSQPVDPKSHRLSQPVDPKSHRLSQPVLKGLQEVKERPTSPGKKNKSPDKKPGLITQRTFDSEGEELYQNYQEKALHNDSDEDQSREPKPDDRIVMQYRPIRTSWSQLSVVKKSGVSDKLSQEERKRQE from the exons ATGGAGGGTGGGAACGATGTGGATCTGTCCAACAGTAACATCACCCCGCTGTGGAAGCGACGCTCAGCCAATCACACTGGCCCCAGCAAGCTGAAGGCCCGGCCCCTCAGCTACCAGATAGACGGAGTCCACATGACTGACTTCCCCGTAGAGGACAACAAGTGCAGTTTTACCCTGAGCCAGCCTGCAGARAGACTGGTGGCTACGCCGGGAGGAGGGATGGTCATTCTGAAGCACGTTCTCAACCAACCCACCAGGAAAACACGGGTAGTCAGGAGTATAAGCATTGGACATCTGGCCAAAGGACGTTTCTCTCTGTCCAAGTTCAAATCGGAGGATGATACGTCTCTGTCATTGAACAGTAAGGCATGCCACGGTGGGAGTGTTGATCATGTGTGGTCGGACAAGCCGCTGCTGGACACCCAGAATCGACTATCCAGCCCATTCACTCTCACCGCTCACAGGGACCAGATAGTGTTTGGGACGAGCCCTTCACCACCGGACTCTGCCTCCTCCAatcacccctctccccctgcctcctccaATAACAACCACCACCATAACCAGACCTCCCCTTCTTCCTACCACCCCTTAActcctgtcccctctcccccTAACCCCAGCCCCTCTCCCCCTAGTCTCCACACCCCCACCACATCCCACAGCTCCACCTCCAGTatccactccctctcttccctcatctccACCCCTTCTGACCTCCCCACACCCCACAGCCCCTCCTCTGCTGACATGTctgccccctctccttccccctctcattcccccactcccagcctctctccctccatctccctatctcctcctccctccattgtCCTCAGCACCCACAGTGCAGCTGCCCTGAAGATGGGCACACAGCAGCTGATCCCCAAAGGGCTGGCATCCCTGAGCAAGGCCTCTCCTGCTGGGGTACAGAKCCAGGGCCTGGGGGGTCTGCTGGGCCTGGATCCTACSAAGCGGGCCCTGCGAGCCCTCAGCATGGTGGAGACTGGATCCTTCTTCTCCACTGGCGTAGGGTCCGGGGGAGGAGGGACAGACCAGGATGAGAGCCCTGGGACTCTGAAGAGAGGGTTGAGGTCTACCTCGTACAGGAGAGCAGTGGTGAGTGGAGTGGAAATGGAAATAACATCTGATGACCTCAAGTCCCATCGTCTGTCCCAACCTGTAGACCCAAAGAGCCATCGTCTGTCCCAACCTGTAGACCCAAAGAGCCATCGTTTGTCCCAACCTGTACTCAAAGGACTACAGGAGGTCAAGGAGAGACCTACCAGCCCTGGGAAGAAGAACAAG AGTCCTGATAAGAAGCCAGGACTGATCACACAGAGGACATTTGACAGTGAAGGTGA AGAACTGTATCAG AACTACCAGGAGAAAGCTCTTCACAATGACTCTGATGAGGACCAGTCCAGAGAGCCCAAACCTGACGACCGCATCGTGATGCAGTACAGACCCATACGCACCTCCTGGAGCCAACTCAGtgtg gtgaagaagagtGGAGTTTCTGATAAGCTCAGCCAGGAGGAGCGGAAAAGACAAGAATAA